In a single window of the Deinococcus aerophilus genome:
- a CDS encoding GNAT family N-acetyltransferase produces the protein MTVSERTVAVLPFDPVHAPPEQRRAVGQLRADSAAHDCPEDPLHNPDQAALELTLLLPDERAEYFVVWEGERAVGLGGLSYDLQQNTHLAQVRLVVHPQFRRRGLGRALTRALEAAARRLERPTLTFATTSLNPAGEAYARVLGAQAALTLRQTRLDLAGIPQELRRAWQARPENDPYRLHAWDGPVPEGFLERMADVMMVMNTAPRGDLDMNDWRITPEMIRAWEANLNGSGEVRHLLVLEDTRSGELMGYSEVFWSPERASIVHQGATAVRPQARGQGLGKWLKAAMLDRVEADCPGAREIRTGNAEQNAAMRGINAALGFAPFITITEWQLRLQ, from the coding sequence ATGACTGTGTCCGAGAGAACCGTTGCCGTATTGCCCTTTGATCCGGTCCACGCTCCGCCCGAACAGCGGCGGGCGGTGGGACAGCTGCGCGCCGACAGCGCCGCCCATGACTGTCCCGAGGACCCGCTCCATAACCCGGACCAGGCGGCTCTGGAGCTGACCCTGCTGTTGCCCGACGAACGCGCCGAGTACTTCGTGGTGTGGGAGGGAGAGCGGGCCGTGGGGCTGGGCGGCCTGTCCTACGACCTGCAGCAGAACACCCACCTCGCGCAGGTCCGGCTGGTCGTCCATCCCCAGTTTCGCCGCCGGGGCCTGGGCCGCGCCCTGACCCGCGCGCTGGAGGCTGCGGCGCGGCGCCTGGAACGGCCCACCCTGACGTTTGCCACCACCAGCCTGAACCCGGCCGGCGAGGCGTATGCCCGCGTGCTGGGGGCCCAGGCCGCGCTCACCCTGCGCCAGACCCGGCTGGACCTCGCCGGAATTCCGCAGGAGCTGCGGCGCGCGTGGCAGGCGCGGCCCGAGAACGATCCGTACCGCCTGCACGCCTGGGACGGCCCGGTTCCCGAGGGATTTCTGGAGCGCATGGCCGACGTGATGATGGTGATGAACACGGCCCCCAGAGGGGACCTCGACATGAACGACTGGCGCATCACGCCCGAGATGATCCGCGCGTGGGAGGCCAACCTGAACGGAAGCGGCGAGGTGCGGCATCTCCTGGTGCTGGAAGACACCCGCAGCGGCGAGCTGATGGGCTACAGCGAGGTGTTCTGGAGCCCCGAGCGCGCCTCCATCGTTCACCAGGGAGCCACCGCCGTGCGCCCACAGGCCCGCGGCCAGGGCCTGGGCAAGTGGCTCAAGGCCGCCATGCTCGACCGGGTGGAGGCGGACTGCCCCGGCGCCCGGGAAATCCGCACCGGCAACGCCGAACAGAACGCCGCCATGCGCGGCATCAACGCGGCGCTGGGCTTCGCGCCGTTCATCACCATCACCGAGTGGCAGTTGCGGTTGCAGTAG
- a CDS encoding cytochrome P450 translates to MTQPPRPDPAHLSGSAAAGCPLGFGAPLTHPARDVTALPAVTPGGDGLYHVHHFAAAREVLRLGGVAQAGFMSESAGEHGPGLTNPPVLFAEGEQHHDMRRQTARYFTPAAVAGYRPMISALADRLIGQLMRRGEASLDDLSLVLAVEVAAQVVGLTSSVVPGLERRVMSFVEHGLDSQPGAAQRMGRGRQTRMQTNVAAFYLLDVRPAIAARRRQRRDDLISHLLDRGYSDTEIVTECLTYATAGMVTTREFISAAAWQLLSHPALRADYVHGTEAERHAILHEILRLEPVVRTLYRRTDVALTLGGQDIPAGSVLALHLTDANADPAVVGAAPNALCPARPLPRGVQAQALAFGDGHHRCPGAFLAIQESDMFLRRLLIWNDLQVLTPPTLGTNETVKGYELRGFRVRLGPPRA, encoded by the coding sequence CTGCCGGCTGCCCGCTTGGCTTCGGCGCCCCACTGACCCACCCGGCGCGTGACGTGACCGCGCTGCCGGCTGTGACCCCCGGCGGGGACGGGCTGTACCACGTTCATCACTTCGCCGCGGCCCGCGAGGTGCTGCGCCTGGGTGGGGTGGCCCAGGCGGGCTTCATGTCCGAATCGGCCGGCGAGCACGGGCCGGGCCTGACCAACCCGCCGGTGCTGTTTGCCGAGGGCGAGCAACATCACGACATGCGCCGCCAGACCGCGCGGTACTTCACGCCGGCGGCGGTGGCGGGCTACCGGCCCATGATCTCCGCGCTGGCCGACCGATTGATCGGGCAATTGATGCGGCGCGGCGAGGCCAGCCTCGACGACCTGAGCCTGGTGCTGGCCGTGGAGGTGGCTGCGCAGGTGGTGGGCCTGACGAGCAGCGTGGTGCCGGGGCTGGAGCGGCGGGTGATGAGCTTCGTGGAACACGGCCTGGACAGCCAGCCCGGCGCGGCGCAGCGCATGGGCCGTGGCCGCCAGACCCGCATGCAGACCAACGTGGCTGCCTTTTACCTGCTGGACGTCAGGCCCGCCATCGCTGCCCGCCGCAGACAGCGCCGCGACGACCTGATCAGCCACCTGCTCGACCGCGGCTACAGCGATACCGAGATCGTCACCGAATGCCTGACCTACGCTACGGCGGGCATGGTGACCACCCGCGAGTTCATCAGCGCCGCCGCGTGGCAGCTGCTGTCGCACCCCGCGCTGCGCGCCGATTATGTCCACGGCACCGAGGCCGAGCGCCACGCCATCCTGCACGAGATCCTGCGGCTGGAGCCGGTGGTCCGCACCCTGTACCGCCGCACCGACGTGGCCCTGACGCTGGGCGGGCAGGACATTCCGGCGGGCAGCGTGCTCGCCCTGCACCTCACCGACGCGAACGCCGACCCCGCCGTGGTGGGCGCGGCCCCCAACGCGCTGTGCCCGGCCCGGCCCCTGCCGCGTGGCGTACAGGCGCAGGCGCTGGCCTTCGGTGACGGCCACCACCGCTGCCCCGGCGCGTTCCTGGCGATTCAGGAAAGCGACATGTTTCTGCGCCGCCTGCTGATCTGGAACGACCTGCAGGTGCTCACGCCCCCCACCCTCGGCACCAACGAGACGGTCAAGGGGTATGAACTCCGGGGGTTCCGGGTGCGGCTGGGCCCCCCGCGGGCGTGA